A single genomic interval of Spinacia oleracea cultivar Varoflay chromosome 6, BTI_SOV_V1, whole genome shotgun sequence harbors:
- the LOC110794871 gene encoding uncharacterized protein isoform X1, producing the protein MISVSNTSRFFRNGFGAFRYAFPGFPVSKRFGNGYGAHNSRYGDPLIREGTGGKSSVSGVIATVFGATGSFGRYLEQELGSSLGNWIPGNGRVGIGGCVGLGIRLPLRCKCTSIAGFCSLPGPGTCSSENSNFDSNTSELAEENLVKEVKTKSLSKKPLDFTQIDKELLPTVIIVGRPNVGKSALFNRLIRRREALVYNTPDDHVTRDIRDGIAKLGELRFQVLDSAGLEAAATSGSILGRTADMTANVLSRSQFAIFLIAARDGLQSMDLQVGKWLRKHAPGIKIVLVMNKSESLDESDGSLAAVSGEAYRLGFGEPIAISAETGLGMAELYAALKPLLEEHMLQVLNDEATQGSCSPESEESKLPLQLAIVGRPNVGKSTLLNTLLQEERVLVGPESGLTRDSIRAQFQYDDRTVYMVDTAGWLERSKEKGPASLSIMQTRKNLMRAHVIALVLDGEEVAKTKRSMKHAEIVIARQAVEEGRGLVVIVNKMDLLKGKQKPNSYENVIKAVPEEIQKLIPQVTGVPVVFVSALEGKGRIAVMRQVIDTYEKWCLRLSTARLNRWLRKVMSRHSWKDQAAQPKIKYFTQVKARPPTFVAFVKGKTELSDTEIRFLTKSLKEDFDMGGIPIRILQRSLGRHEAPTKSFSAKSSHTGKVVERVSSDKRSVNLR; encoded by the exons ATGATTTCAGTTTCAAATACGTCTCGATTTTTCCGAAACGGTTTTGGCGCGTTCCGATACGCGTTTCCCGGTTTCCCCGTTTCAAAACGTTTCGGAAACG GTTATGGTGCTCATAATTCAAGGTATGGTGATCCCCTAATCAGAGAGGGAACCGGTGGAAAATCATCTGTTAG TGGCGTTATTGCAACAGTATTTGGAGCAACTGGATCGTTTGGACGTTACCTTGAACAGGAACTTG GTTCATCTTTAGGTAATTGGATACCTGGAAATGGTAGAGTAGGAATAGGAGGTTGTGTTGGATTAGGCATTAGGTTGCCTTTGAGGTGCAAATGCACGAGCATTGCTGGTTTTTGTAGTCTGCCGGGACCTGGCACTTGCTcatcagaaaattcaaatttcGACAGCAATACTTCAGAGCTTGCTGAGGAGAATCTTGTTAAAGAAGTGAAAACCAAAAGTTTGAGCAAGAAGCCGCTGGACTTTACACAGATTGATAAAGAGTTGCTTCCCACTGTCATTATTGTGGGGCGACCAAATGTTGGCAAATCTGCCCTCTTTAACCG TTTGATACGGCGAAGAGAGGCGCTTGTGTATAATACACCTGATGATCATGTGACTCGTGATATAAGGGATGGGATTGCCAAACTGGGTGAGTTACGATTCCAGGTACTTGATTCAGCTGGCTTAGAAGCGGCGGCTACTTCAGGATCCATCCTTGGACGAACTGCAGACATGACTGCCAATGTGCTGTCAAGATCCCAATTTGCCATCTTCTTGATTGCCGCAAG AGATGGCTTGCAATCCATGGATTTGCAGGTTGGGAAGTGGCTGCGTAAGCATGCACCTGGAATCAAAATTGTTCTAGTGATGAATAAATCTGAATCTCTTGATGAGTCAGATGGGTCACTGGCAGCAGTTTCTGGTGAAGCTTACAGATTAGGTTTTGGGGAACCCATTGCTATATCTGCGGAGACTGGATTAGGCATGGCAGAACTATATGCTGCTTTAAAGCCCTTGCTGGAGGAGCATATGCTCCAAGTCTTAAATG atgAAGCTACTCAAGGCAGTTGTTCTCCTGAATCTGAAGAATCTAAGTTACCACTACAGCTGGCAATTGTTGGACGGCCCAATGTTGGAAAGTCAACCTTACTGAATACTTTATTACAAGAAGAGCGTGTACTGGTGGGGCCAGAATCTGGTCTGACAAGAGATTCCATTCGAGCTCAATTTCAGTATGATGACAGAACTGTATATATG gTTGACACTGCTGGCTGGTTGGAGAGGTCAAAAGAGAAAGGCCCGGCTTCATTGAGCATCATGCAGACCAGGAAAAACCTTATGAGGGCTCATGTAATTGCACTAGTTCTTGATGGAGAAGAG GTTGCAAAGACTAAGAGGAGCATGAAGCATGCTGAAATAGTTATAGCTAGACAGGCAGTGGAAGAAGGACGAGGTTTGGTAGTAATAGTAAACAAAATGGATCTATTGAAAGGAAAACAGAAACCCAATTCATATGAAAATGTCATTAAAGCTGTCCCAGAAGAGATTCAGAAACTCATACCACAG GTAACTGGTGTACCAGTTGTATTTGTTTCTGCTCTGGAAGGAAAGGGTCGGATAGCAGTCATGCGTCAGGTTATTGACACTTACGAGAAATGGTGTCTACGACTGTCAACAGCCCGGCTAAATCGTTGGTTGCGAAAG GTCATGAGCAGGCATTCCTGGAAAGATCAGGCTGCACAACCGAAGATTAAGTATTTCACCCAGGTAAAGGCTCGGCCACCAACCTTTGTTGCCTTTGTGAAGGGGAAAACGGAGCTATCAGATACGGAAATACGGTTTTTGACGAAATCTTTGAAGGAAGACTTTGATATGGGTGGTATCCCAATTCGAATCTTGCAACGGTCTCTAGGGAGGCACGAGGCGCCCACTAAGAGCTTCTCTGCTAAGAGTAGCCATACAGGAAAAGTGGTTGAAAGAGTATCTTCAGATAAAAGGAGTGTTAATTTAAGATGA
- the LOC110794871 gene encoding uncharacterized protein isoform X2 produces MISVSNTSRFFRNGFGAFRYAFPGFPVSKRFGNGYGAHNSRYGDPLIREGTGGKSSVSGVIATVFGATGSFGRYLEQELGNWIPGNGRVGIGGCVGLGIRLPLRCKCTSIAGFCSLPGPGTCSSENSNFDSNTSELAEENLVKEVKTKSLSKKPLDFTQIDKELLPTVIIVGRPNVGKSALFNRLIRRREALVYNTPDDHVTRDIRDGIAKLGELRFQVLDSAGLEAAATSGSILGRTADMTANVLSRSQFAIFLIAARDGLQSMDLQVGKWLRKHAPGIKIVLVMNKSESLDESDGSLAAVSGEAYRLGFGEPIAISAETGLGMAELYAALKPLLEEHMLQVLNDEATQGSCSPESEESKLPLQLAIVGRPNVGKSTLLNTLLQEERVLVGPESGLTRDSIRAQFQYDDRTVYMVDTAGWLERSKEKGPASLSIMQTRKNLMRAHVIALVLDGEEVAKTKRSMKHAEIVIARQAVEEGRGLVVIVNKMDLLKGKQKPNSYENVIKAVPEEIQKLIPQVTGVPVVFVSALEGKGRIAVMRQVIDTYEKWCLRLSTARLNRWLRKVMSRHSWKDQAAQPKIKYFTQVKARPPTFVAFVKGKTELSDTEIRFLTKSLKEDFDMGGIPIRILQRSLGRHEAPTKSFSAKSSHTGKVVERVSSDKRSVNLR; encoded by the exons ATGATTTCAGTTTCAAATACGTCTCGATTTTTCCGAAACGGTTTTGGCGCGTTCCGATACGCGTTTCCCGGTTTCCCCGTTTCAAAACGTTTCGGAAACG GTTATGGTGCTCATAATTCAAGGTATGGTGATCCCCTAATCAGAGAGGGAACCGGTGGAAAATCATCTGTTAG TGGCGTTATTGCAACAGTATTTGGAGCAACTGGATCGTTTGGACGTTACCTTGAACAGGAACTTG GTAATTGGATACCTGGAAATGGTAGAGTAGGAATAGGAGGTTGTGTTGGATTAGGCATTAGGTTGCCTTTGAGGTGCAAATGCACGAGCATTGCTGGTTTTTGTAGTCTGCCGGGACCTGGCACTTGCTcatcagaaaattcaaatttcGACAGCAATACTTCAGAGCTTGCTGAGGAGAATCTTGTTAAAGAAGTGAAAACCAAAAGTTTGAGCAAGAAGCCGCTGGACTTTACACAGATTGATAAAGAGTTGCTTCCCACTGTCATTATTGTGGGGCGACCAAATGTTGGCAAATCTGCCCTCTTTAACCG TTTGATACGGCGAAGAGAGGCGCTTGTGTATAATACACCTGATGATCATGTGACTCGTGATATAAGGGATGGGATTGCCAAACTGGGTGAGTTACGATTCCAGGTACTTGATTCAGCTGGCTTAGAAGCGGCGGCTACTTCAGGATCCATCCTTGGACGAACTGCAGACATGACTGCCAATGTGCTGTCAAGATCCCAATTTGCCATCTTCTTGATTGCCGCAAG AGATGGCTTGCAATCCATGGATTTGCAGGTTGGGAAGTGGCTGCGTAAGCATGCACCTGGAATCAAAATTGTTCTAGTGATGAATAAATCTGAATCTCTTGATGAGTCAGATGGGTCACTGGCAGCAGTTTCTGGTGAAGCTTACAGATTAGGTTTTGGGGAACCCATTGCTATATCTGCGGAGACTGGATTAGGCATGGCAGAACTATATGCTGCTTTAAAGCCCTTGCTGGAGGAGCATATGCTCCAAGTCTTAAATG atgAAGCTACTCAAGGCAGTTGTTCTCCTGAATCTGAAGAATCTAAGTTACCACTACAGCTGGCAATTGTTGGACGGCCCAATGTTGGAAAGTCAACCTTACTGAATACTTTATTACAAGAAGAGCGTGTACTGGTGGGGCCAGAATCTGGTCTGACAAGAGATTCCATTCGAGCTCAATTTCAGTATGATGACAGAACTGTATATATG gTTGACACTGCTGGCTGGTTGGAGAGGTCAAAAGAGAAAGGCCCGGCTTCATTGAGCATCATGCAGACCAGGAAAAACCTTATGAGGGCTCATGTAATTGCACTAGTTCTTGATGGAGAAGAG GTTGCAAAGACTAAGAGGAGCATGAAGCATGCTGAAATAGTTATAGCTAGACAGGCAGTGGAAGAAGGACGAGGTTTGGTAGTAATAGTAAACAAAATGGATCTATTGAAAGGAAAACAGAAACCCAATTCATATGAAAATGTCATTAAAGCTGTCCCAGAAGAGATTCAGAAACTCATACCACAG GTAACTGGTGTACCAGTTGTATTTGTTTCTGCTCTGGAAGGAAAGGGTCGGATAGCAGTCATGCGTCAGGTTATTGACACTTACGAGAAATGGTGTCTACGACTGTCAACAGCCCGGCTAAATCGTTGGTTGCGAAAG GTCATGAGCAGGCATTCCTGGAAAGATCAGGCTGCACAACCGAAGATTAAGTATTTCACCCAGGTAAAGGCTCGGCCACCAACCTTTGTTGCCTTTGTGAAGGGGAAAACGGAGCTATCAGATACGGAAATACGGTTTTTGACGAAATCTTTGAAGGAAGACTTTGATATGGGTGGTATCCCAATTCGAATCTTGCAACGGTCTCTAGGGAGGCACGAGGCGCCCACTAAGAGCTTCTCTGCTAAGAGTAGCCATACAGGAAAAGTGGTTGAAAGAGTATCTTCAGATAAAAGGAGTGTTAATTTAAGATGA